A stretch of Vulpes vulpes isolate BD-2025 chromosome 4, VulVul3, whole genome shotgun sequence DNA encodes these proteins:
- the GPRIN1 gene encoding G protein-regulated inducer of neurite outgrowth 1 produces MRDCCPSQQKTSPVPLRHNLVQSPGMDSRHSSPSGAGEGTSCSEGPGGSSACPSLTCIPPQEAATKETLGTHRALISGTTETTFSGKPEPVSSVKTEPTSLENRNPVFLEKMDPKSSKQADSTSIGKEDAGSLRKADPTFIVKTEPVVLGKGDPMASGRMDPVTPRKEDPGSLGKVDPVCSDKVDTVSPGKEDPVSSAKVGPEFPRKEGPRYSGKELPVASEEMVSASVGKAELVSLGKRDPRPSGKMDPGSLENTDSASAGKPDPGSLGTLTPGSPGKIEPISPGTVTLGSSVRMEPTHLGMTDPTFVGSTETVSSTEEDPQILGQIDNASSGKGDPMSMRVIKTMSAGQVDPVFSGKMEPTSLTNVDPVSSGRVGPVSLGKVDLMPSGKPEPLSPPGQAEPMPVRKTETVSLRKEDPVPSTKVDLISMGNTKTSSSGKVNPESKGRIDPVPSGPGHPKFLGIAGPSSSVKAEAVTGGKADPLSSEKAGPTASGMVGPTASGKADPLASGRVDTVCSGKVEGGPSGEVDSVSSGILAPVTLEKTVPASMAKAEAVPEGKVDPLPPETENLMNSAEVDPRAPGKAEPNSEGKTDTKPLGQGGPASPGKAFAASLQEKPLAREKGEPASSGRADPTVPGKAEPVVPAEAEDAAPPRRAEPSSSGKLAPLPLKAGAASSRQSDGKPCGPGPSPAGAGSGGGLAGPAPAPSAEASSLGPAALGAPAADGSPGPGAAGPPPGPRTRDNFTKAPSWEASAPPREDAGTQAGAQACVSVAVSPMSPQDGAGPAFSFQAAPRAPSPAPGPPSRRDAGLQVSLGAAETRSVATGPMTPQAAAPPAAPPAFPEVRVRPGSALAAAVAPQEAAEPVRDVSWDEKGMTWEVYGAAMEVEVLGMAIQKHLERQIEEHGRQGAPAPPPAARPGPGRAGSTRAAPPEGPAKRPPGLFRALLQSVRRPRCCSRAGPTAE; encoded by the coding sequence ATGAGGGACTGCTGCCCCTCCCAGCAGAAAACCAGCCCTGTACCCCTTAGGCACAACCTTGTACAAAGCCCCGGCATGGATTCTAGACACAGCAGCCCcagtggggctggggaagggacCTCCTGTTCTGAGGGCCCTGGAGGGAGCtcagcctgcccctccctgacCTGTATCCCTCCCCAAGAGGCAGCCACCAAGGAGACATTGGGGACACATAGAGCCTTGATCTCAGGGACAACAGAAACCACTTTCTCTGGGAAGCCAGAGCCTGTGTCCTCAGTGAAAACTGAGCCCACATCTTTGGAGAACAGAAATCCTGTGTTCTTGGAGAAGATGGATCCCAAGTCGTCAAAGCAGGCAGATTCCACTTCTATAGGAAAGGAAGATGCTGGGTCCTTGAGGAAGGCAGATCCCACGTTTATAGTAAAGACAGAGCCTGTGGTCTTGGGAAAAGGGGATCCTATGGCATCTGGAAGGATGGATCCTGTGACCCCAAGAAAGGAGGATCCAGGATCCTTGGGAAAGGTAGATCCGGTGTGCTCTGACAAGGTGGACACAGTGTCCCCAGGGAAGGAGGATCCTGTATCCTCTGCCAAAGTGGGTCCTGAGTTCCCAAGAAAGGAGGGGCCCAGGTATTCAGGAAAAGAGCTTCCTGTGGCCTCAGAAGAGATGGTTTCTGCATCTGTGGGAAAGGCAGAGCTTGTGTCTTTGGGAAAGAGGGATCCTAGGCCCTCAGGAAAGATGGATCCTGGGTCCTTAGAAAACACAGATTCTGCATCTGCAGGAAAGCCAGATCCTGGGTCCTTGGGGACATTGACTCCAGGGTCACCTGGCAAAATTGAGCCCATATCTCCAGGAACAGTGACTCTGGGGTCCTCAGTAAGGATGGAGCCTACTCACTTGGGGATGACAGATCCTACATTTGTAGGAAGTACAGAAACTGTGTCCTCCACAGAAGAGGACCCTCAGATCCTGGGGCAGATAGATAATGCCTCCTCAGGAAAGGGAGACCCCATGTCTATGAGAGTGATAAAAACCATGTCTGCTGGGCAGGTGGATCCTGTATTTTCAGGAAAGATGGAACCCACATCGTTGACAAATGTGGATCCTGTGTCTTCAGGCAGGGTGGGTCCAGTTTCTTTGGGAAAGGTGGATCTTATGCCCTCAGGAAAACCAGAGCCCTTGTCTCCTCCTGGGCAGGCAGAACCAATGCCTGTGAGGAAGACAGAAACTGTCTCACTACGAAAGGAGGACCCAGTGCCCTCCACAAAGGTGGATCTCATTTCTATGGGAAATACAAAAACATCATCTTCTGGAAAAGTGAATCCTGAATCAAAAGGGAGGATAGACCCTGTGCCCTCCGGTCCAGGGCATCCCAAATTCTTGGGGATAGCAGGACCCTCATCCTCTGTAAAAGCTGAGGCAGTGACTGGGGGGAAAGCAGATCCACTGTCCTCAGAGAAGGCAGGTCCTACGGCCTCTGGAATGGTGGGTCCCACAGCCTCAGGGAAGGCTGATCCCCTGGCCTCCGGCAGGGTGGACACTGTGTGCAGTGGGAAGGTGGAAGGTGGTCCCTCTGGAGAAGTGGACTCTGTGTCTTCGGGAATATTGGCCCCCGTGACTCTAGAAAAAACAGTTCCAGCGTCCATGGCAAAAGCAGAAGCTGTCCCGGAGGGAAAGGTGGATCCCCTGCCTCCGGAAACAGAGAATCTTATGAACTCCGCGGAGGtggatcccagagccccagggaagGCAGAACCCAACTCTGAAGGCAAAACAGACACAAAGCCCCTAGGGCAGGGGGGCCCGGCTTCCCCGGGAAAAGCATTCGCCGCGTCTCTGCAGGAGAAGCCGCTGGCCCGGGAGAAAGGGGAGCCGGCGTCCTCCGGAAGGGCAGACCCTACTGTCCCTGGGAAGGCGGAGCCTGTGGTCCCCGCGGAGGCCGAGGACGCTGCGCCCCCGAGAAGAGCGGAGCCCTCGTCCTCGGGGAAGTTGGCCCCGCTGCCCCTGAAGGCCGGGGCCGCCTCCTCCAGGCAGTCGGACGGCAAGCCGTGCGGGCCGGGCCCTTCTCCCGCGGGGGCCGGCAGCGGCGGAGGCCTCGCGGGGCCGGCGCCCGCGCCCAGCGCGGAGGCCTCCAGCCTAGGCCCGGCAGCCCTGGGGGCCCCCGCGGCTGACGGAAGCCccggcccgggggccgcgggaCCCCCGCCCGGGCCGCGGACTCGCGACAACTTCACGAAGGCGCCGTCCTGGGAGGCGAGCGCCCCGCCGCGGGAGGACGCGGGCACGCAGGCGGGCGCTCAGGCCTGCGTGTCGGTGGCCGTGAGCCCCATGTCTCCGCAGGACGGCGCGGGCCCGGCCTTCAGCTTCCAGGCGGCGCcgcgcgcgcccagccccgcgcccgGGCCCCCCTCGCGCCGGGACGCGGGCCTGCAGGTGTCGCTGGGCGCCGCCGAGACGCGCTCCGTGGCCACCGGGCCCATGACGCCGCAGGCGGCCGCCCccccggccgcgccgcccgccTTCCCCGAAGTCCGGGTGCGGCCCGGCTCCGCGCTGGCAGCCGCCGTGGCGCCGCAGGAGGCGGCCGAGCCCGTGCGCGACGTGAGCTGGGACGAAAAGGGCATGACGTGGGAGGTGTACGGCGCCGCCATGGAGGTGGAGGTGCTGGGCATGGCCATCCAGAAGCACCTGGAGCGACAGATCGAGGAGCACGGCCGCCAAGgggcgcccgcgccgccgcccgccgcccgcccgggccCCGGCCGTGCCGGCTCCACGCGCGCCGCGCCCCCCGAGGGCCCCGCCAAGCGCCCGCCTGGCCTCTTCCGCGCGCTGCTGCAGAGCGTGCGCCGGCCGCGGTGCTGCTCCCGAGCCGGACCCACGGCCGAGTGA